From the genome of bacterium, one region includes:
- a CDS encoding glycosyltransferase family 4 protein produces MSTKPGICFVSMEVYPNLRPGVAEEAGGAGFQLVQLARGLRDRGHPVSFVVGDYGQAFREEIDGFTVYRANRVAYDRSVVRGLQNLWRLFAAMRAADARHYVLRSTRFLSFFVMFYARLLGAKYTFMVANLPHCLRNELESLPRLFRTLYEVSLNRAARVTVQSREQQVLLEQNFGIRAPIVSNGIEVPPFEGPRLAAEFDFVWVASFKVQKRADKLVEIARQLPHRSFLVVGGPGPDKAYSAGLVAQLQELPNVTFRGFVPPDRVGEVYRQARIFLNTSDWEGFPNGFLYAWTRGIPACSLCIDPDEAVTGGDLGLVDPDLAGLAAAMDTLLGDDQRYAAMARRCHDHVQRRHSLDHAVDEFLAALP; encoded by the coding sequence ATGAGCACGAAACCCGGCATCTGTTTCGTCAGCATGGAAGTCTACCCCAACCTGCGTCCCGGCGTGGCCGAGGAGGCGGGCGGGGCCGGGTTCCAGCTCGTCCAGCTCGCCCGGGGCCTGCGCGACCGGGGTCATCCGGTCAGTTTCGTGGTCGGCGACTACGGCCAGGCGTTCCGCGAGGAGATCGACGGCTTCACCGTCTACCGGGCCAACCGCGTGGCCTACGACCGCTCGGTGGTGCGCGGCCTGCAGAACCTCTGGCGCCTCTTCGCCGCCATGCGCGCCGCCGACGCCCGCCACTACGTGCTGCGCTCGACCCGCTTCCTCTCGTTCTTCGTCATGTTCTACGCCCGCCTGCTGGGCGCGAAGTACACGTTCATGGTGGCCAACCTGCCCCACTGCCTGCGCAACGAGCTCGAGAGCCTGCCGCGCCTGTTCCGCACCCTCTACGAGGTCAGCCTGAACCGCGCCGCCCGGGTCACCGTGCAGTCGCGCGAACAGCAGGTCCTGCTCGAGCAGAATTTCGGCATCCGGGCCCCGATCGTCTCCAACGGGATCGAGGTGCCCCCCTTCGAGGGCCCCCGCCTCGCGGCGGAATTCGATTTCGTCTGGGTGGCTTCCTTCAAGGTGCAGAAACGCGCCGACAAGCTCGTGGAGATCGCCAGGCAGCTGCCGCACCGGTCGTTCCTCGTGGTCGGCGGTCCGGGCCCGGACAAGGCCTACTCCGCCGGTCTGGTCGCCCAGCTGCAGGAGTTGCCGAACGTCACGTTTCGGGGTTTCGTGCCCCCCGACCGGGTGGGCGAAGTGTACCGGCAGGCCCGGATCTTCCTGAACACCTCGGACTGGGAGGGCTTCCCCAACGGGTTCCTCTACGCCTGGACCCGGGGCATCCCCGCCTGCAGCCTGTGCATCGATCCGGACGAGGCCGTCACCGGCGGCGACCTGGGCCTCGTCGATCCCGACCTCGCGGGCCTGGCCGCCGCCATGGACACCCTGCTCGGCGACGACCAGCGCTACGCCGCCATGGCCCGCCGCTGCCACGACCACGTGCAGCGGAGGCATTCCCTCGACCATGCGGTCGACGAGTTCCTGGCCGCCCTGCCCTGA
- a CDS encoding menaquinone biosynthesis protein → MSGRLECRIAAVSFLNTIPLVDDLLRHPVPGVEIEFGMPSRLAGRLAEGRSDVALMPVVELLRGRAAAVIAGTGIACRGAVDSVRLFHRGPCDRIRRVLTDRGSRSSVALLEVLWRENFGYVPELVEGEPTIGARPEQGEGILVIGDRCFEFDRDLAARPDPEVADLDLGRAWWDLTGLPFVFAMWTVSAGFLERTGPAERSALVALFSRAREAGLARLDELAAREAARGRLGHGGEATPAAVAYYFRESLVYRLAEPEMAGLTRFHALCIEHGLVPDGPAPIVLRG, encoded by the coding sequence ATGAGCGGACGCCTGGAGTGCCGGATCGCCGCCGTATCCTTCCTGAACACGATTCCGCTGGTCGACGACCTGCTGCGGCATCCCGTGCCGGGCGTCGAGATCGAGTTCGGCATGCCCAGCCGCCTGGCGGGTCGCCTGGCGGAAGGGCGGTCCGACGTCGCGCTGATGCCCGTTGTCGAACTGCTCCGCGGGCGGGCCGCGGCCGTGATCGCGGGCACCGGGATCGCCTGCCGGGGCGCGGTCGACAGCGTCCGGCTCTTTCACCGCGGCCCGTGCGACCGGATCCGACGGGTGCTGACCGACCGCGGATCGCGGTCCTCGGTCGCCCTGCTCGAGGTCCTGTGGCGGGAGAATTTCGGCTACGTGCCCGAGCTGGTCGAGGGCGAGCCGACGATCGGCGCGAGGCCGGAGCAGGGCGAGGGCATTTTGGTCATCGGCGACCGCTGCTTCGAGTTCGACCGCGATCTCGCCGCCCGACCCGATCCGGAGGTCGCGGATCTCGACCTGGGCCGGGCCTGGTGGGACCTGACGGGCCTTCCCTTCGTGTTCGCGATGTGGACCGTCTCGGCCGGATTCCTCGAGCGCACGGGCCCGGCCGAGCGGAGCGCCCTCGTCGCGCTCTTCTCCCGCGCCCGGGAAGCCGGGCTGGCGCGCCTGGACGAACTGGCGGCCCGCGAGGCGGCCCGGGGCCGTCTCGGACACGGCGGAGAGGCGACCCCGGCAGCCGTTGCTTATTATTTCCGGGAGTCCCTGGTGTACCGACTGGCCGAGCCGGAGATGGCCGGCCTGACCCGGTTCCACGCGTTGTGCATCGAACACGGCCTCGTCCCCGACGGGCCGGCTCCCATCGTATTGCGAGGTTGA
- the mqnC gene encoding dehypoxanthine futalosine cyclase, with product MDPAQYQQLVQFKQAELRDKGPALVAVEPYRVPTISTPFAGELLDTALSRRLTGGELLVLFEEASLPDVARVAQQLRLRRSDPDKVTYIIDRNVTYTNLCYADCQFCAFNRHQGDGDEYLLDLEQILDKCRTVHEAGGGQILLQGGHHPKKRLPYYEEMLQGIKANWPQMWIHGFSPSEIQHFGRLNGIPTMEVLKRLQAAGLDSIPGGGAEILSDRVRQILAPGKSMAGEWIGIMEEAHAIGLPTTVTMMFAHIETYAERVEHLLRVRDSQDKTGGYTAFIPWTFQPGNTPLMNDPALRAQVESIGYLGSTDYLRTLALSRIALDNFANIQASWVTQGKAIGQLTLYHGANDLGSLMMEESVVSAAGVSHPLTRTDLDEMIRGAGFEPALRDNGYNVVG from the coding sequence ATGGACCCGGCCCAGTACCAGCAGCTCGTCCAGTTCAAGCAGGCCGAGCTGCGGGACAAGGGTCCCGCTCTCGTCGCGGTCGAGCCCTACCGGGTTCCCACGATCTCGACCCCGTTTGCCGGCGAACTGCTCGACACCGCGCTCTCCCGCCGCCTGACGGGTGGCGAACTGCTGGTCCTCTTCGAGGAGGCGTCGTTGCCGGACGTGGCCCGGGTGGCCCAGCAACTCCGTCTGCGGCGGTCGGATCCGGACAAGGTCACCTACATCATCGACCGGAACGTCACCTACACCAACCTGTGCTACGCCGACTGCCAGTTCTGCGCCTTCAACCGGCACCAGGGCGACGGCGACGAGTACCTGCTCGACCTGGAACAGATCCTCGACAAGTGCCGCACCGTCCACGAGGCCGGAGGCGGCCAGATCCTGCTGCAGGGCGGACATCACCCCAAGAAGCGTCTGCCCTACTACGAGGAGATGCTGCAGGGCATCAAGGCGAACTGGCCGCAGATGTGGATCCACGGTTTCTCCCCCAGCGAGATCCAGCATTTCGGTCGCCTGAACGGCATCCCGACCATGGAGGTGCTGAAACGGCTCCAGGCGGCCGGCCTGGACTCGATTCCCGGCGGCGGTGCGGAGATCCTCAGCGACCGCGTGCGCCAGATCCTGGCGCCGGGGAAGTCCATGGCCGGCGAGTGGATCGGCATCATGGAAGAGGCCCACGCCATCGGCCTGCCCACGACCGTGACCATGATGTTCGCCCATATCGAGACCTACGCCGAGCGGGTGGAGCATCTGCTGCGCGTGCGCGACAGCCAGGACAAGACCGGCGGCTACACGGCCTTCATTCCCTGGACGTTCCAGCCCGGCAACACGCCGCTGATGAACGACCCGGCCCTGCGGGCGCAGGTCGAATCGATCGGCTACCTCGGCTCGACCGACTACCTGCGCACGCTGGCGCTCTCCCGCATCGCCCTGGACAACTTCGCGAACATCCAGGCGAGCTGGGTCACGCAGGGCAAGGCCATCGGCCAGCTCACGCTCTACCACGGGGCGAACGATCTCGGGAGCCTGATGATGGAGGAGAGCGTCGTCTCGGCCGCGGGCGTGAGTCATCCGCTGACGCGGACCGACCTGGACGAGATGATCCGGGGCGCCGGCTTCGAACCCGCCCTGCGCGACAACGGCTACAACGTGGTCGGCTGA
- a CDS encoding sulfotransferase produces the protein MIYVVLGMHKSGTTLLSQVLHHSGIAMGEFDENESYDRGNKYERQECLRLNMRLLGTADFGVLDVPREALRPATPAEADEMAALVAAAGRGGGDWGFKDPRTCLTYGEWAGRLGDHRLIAVFREPSQVWPRFKWQGRRRYHTNFQRAVSYLARWHEYNEGVLAALERAPGPSLVLDYHDFMVSDDAFDRLERFVGRRLEDRRDPAMYRSREGSDLFLRAADRWLTWRSGRSIAGMMARLRRRMEVPA, from the coding sequence GTGATCTACGTCGTCCTGGGAATGCACAAGTCCGGCACGACCCTGCTGTCCCAGGTTCTCCACCATTCGGGGATCGCCATGGGCGAGTTCGACGAGAACGAGTCCTACGATCGGGGGAACAAGTACGAGCGTCAGGAGTGCCTCCGGCTGAACATGCGGCTGCTCGGGACCGCCGACTTCGGCGTCCTGGACGTGCCCCGGGAAGCCCTGAGACCGGCCACTCCGGCCGAGGCGGATGAGATGGCCGCCCTCGTCGCCGCCGCGGGCCGCGGGGGCGGGGACTGGGGCTTCAAGGATCCCCGGACCTGCCTGACCTACGGGGAGTGGGCCGGGAGATTGGGCGACCACCGTCTGATCGCGGTCTTCCGGGAGCCCTCGCAGGTCTGGCCGCGATTCAAGTGGCAGGGGCGCCGCCGGTACCACACGAACTTCCAGCGCGCGGTGAGCTATCTGGCGCGTTGGCACGAGTACAACGAAGGCGTTCTCGCCGCGCTCGAGCGGGCCCCCGGGCCGAGCCTCGTCCTGGACTACCACGACTTCATGGTCTCCGACGACGCCTTCGACCGGCTGGAGCGCTTCGTCGGGCGCCGGCTCGAAGACCGCCGCGATCCGGCCATGTACCGCAGCCGGGAAGGGTCGGACCTGTTCCTCCGGGCAGCCGACCGCTGGTTGACCTGGCGCAGTGGCCGGTCGATCGCCGGGATGATGGCCCGCCTGCGCCGCCGGATGGAGGTCCCGGCATGA